Genomic segment of Panthera leo isolate Ple1 chromosome B2, P.leo_Ple1_pat1.1, whole genome shotgun sequence:
tggaagttcctcaaaaaattaaaaatagagcttccctatgacccagcaatagcactgctaggaatttacccaagggatacaggaatgctgatgcacaggggcacgtgtaccccaatgtttatagcagcactttcaacaaaagCCAagttgtggaaagagcctaaatgtccatcaactgatggatgaataaagaagatgtggtttatatataaatgaaatattatctggcaatgaaaaagaatgaaatcatgccatttgcagcaacatggatgaaactggagggtattatgctaagtacaataagtcagtcagagaaagacagatattatatgttttcactcatatgtggatcttgagaaacttaacagaagaccatgggggaagaaagggggagaaaatagttacaaacagggagagaggcaaaccataagagactcttaaatacagagaacaaactgagagttgatgggggagtggggagaagggaaagtgggtgatgggcattgaggagggcacttgttgggatgagcactgggtgttgaatgcaagccaatttgacaataaattatatttaaaaaaaaacaaaacaaacaaaacagaatgaaagctCCAGGAATAcagaaactatataaaataaataaataaaaataaagtaggtaGGTTTAAATGTGTGTCATGGCTTTATGGTTGTCCACTAATATTCATTCTCCATCTTTAATGATAATATTCTCAAGTTTCAGTTGATCACAAGCCCACTCTGCTAGTCACTATATTCTCCAGTCTCTCTTTCAGCTTACTTCAGATGTATGACTATGTTTGCCTGGAGGTGTGTAAACAACAATAATCTCTGATGAAGTTAAAAATTAAGACAGAACTAAAAGACTTGGTAACATTAGGATATGAGTTGGGAACTGGGTAATAGAATTCCAAGATTCTTCTATTGTTTTGAAAGAGACTAAAGacactaattatatatatattctgataaatatgcatgcaaaaaaattttaggattatgtcTAAAGTGTGGAATCTGGACTTGAATTCAGGACCTTTGCCTCCAAATAAGtctagaggggaaagaaaaggaattcttaGAGTGCTATTGGCCTCTCAGCCATAGAATGGGATTATGGGATTGCTAGGTGTCTAGAGCCTTCCCTGATATTTAGCAATTCCTCACACTTCAGCCTCAGGAACTGCCCATCCCAGCTGCTAGGTTGATCTGCATCAGCCTTTTGCAGCCCACTTTGTCCCCTCTTGACTCACTCCTTCACATCTCCAGCCACCTCCTGCTTCTTTCAAACAGGTTTTATGTGTCAGGGATATTTGTTCACCTACAAATAAACTATCTGAGATGTTGCTTCTTCCACAAAGTTTCTCATTAATGGGaatgaagaggggtgcctgggtggctcagtcagttaagcgtccaaatttggcttaggtcatgatctcatggttcgtgggtttgaaccccacaacgtactctgtgatgacagctcagagcctgaagcctgcttcgggttctgcatctccctctttatttgcccctcccctgctcattctctttatttttaaaaataaaaataaaaataaaataaaatgggaatgaagacAGCTGACTTGGTCACACAGACTGTGCGCTGAAACTCCCATCAATCCATCTCCTTCACCTTGGCCACAAGATGCCTTTCCCATGAACCCCCAAAACTCTCTGCTTATTTGGGTCTGTTCAGTCATATTCATTTAGGGGACTGTGTGTCCTTTGTTGTTACATCTGTGTTCAGACCAACATGAAGTTTCTAGAGAATTTGGACTATATATCTCACTCCCTCAACAGACTTGAAGTCTCCTAATTGGTGTTTGTGCTATATCCTACTGAGAGATACTTCATTAGGCTAAGGAGAAGGAACATCTGAAGGATTCCAGGGCAGAGAAAATCCTACAGATTCctctgaaaacaaacaagaggGGAACTCCTATGGTGGAGGATCAAAAAGGGAAATTATACCACCCCTTCACCTGCTatgagcctgatgaggggcttgttCTGCACATTTTACACTCCTCATGCCCTCAGCCTTAATGCTCCAGAGACCCCAAAGATGGCTTCATCAGCCCCTGGATCTCTCTTTCCCTGTTCATTCAGTGTGCACAGTTGAGTGCTTACTGCATACCCAGTAATGCTCCATCTGTCTTCTGTCTATAACCCAGAAGCCCAGATACCTAGTTCCTGCTAGGTCTCATATTTGAGTCTCATATTTCCATTTGATTCAGAAATGTGGGGTACCACCCCCTTAGCTCACTTCATTAGGGCTATTTCCTTGCCAAAGCAGACACACAGAACTTGGCCAGGAAACAAAGTCTTGCAGTAGAACAGGTTTCTGGCCCCATCTCTGCCTTAGAGGGTAGGTCCCTTCCACTCTGACAAACTTAATCTCTTTATATTAGTCTACTTCCTGCTATGATCCAGCCAGTCCAGTGCCCTGCCTAGTGTGATCATGTCATTCTCCTTTCTCACCTTCCTCTTGACCCCTCGTCTATTCCTTCCCAGGCTCagtattgtttaatttctcaCAGTTGGCAGAGGAATAAGTCATCTTCCCTACTCCTCCCCAACACATATGAAACTATAAAGGTCCTTGAAACTCATCCACAATAAAGAGGCAAGAACATTGCATGGAAGAAGCTTAAGGAACCCAAGCATCCAGTCTTCTGGCCACTAGGCTCAAAGTTCTTCCAAAGAACAAGTACTTAGGAGACCCAAGTTTCTGGAAACTCTAGCTTTTATCTCTTCACCTTGAACTCTCCTTTCTCAAGAATCCTGTTCTTTGCCTTCTAGATCTTGGCCACAACTGGGATTTGGGTATCTTACTTTCCAACCACAACAAGACAGATCAAGATGTACAAAGGACACATTATCCTTAAGTGTTGGCTACTATTGCATCTCCTACTTTTAGAAACTGGTaagtgatttcttttaaaagtggGTGATCTGAGAATCTTTTAGGTGTTTTGGGAGATGCTGACCACTGCTAGCACTAGCTCTAGTTCTCTTCCATAGAATGAGGATCAATTGTTTTACCCCAATCACTTCAATATAATTAGGTATCACCCAGGAGGCAGTTAGAACCCAGGGATTAAAACTGTAGACTCTGGTCTCAGATTACCTGTGTGTAGATCATGGCTCCAATGTTACCTGTGTACTTTGGGtgagtcatttaacttctctgtgcctccacttctgcatttataaaatggtaataatctGTGGGTTGGCTGGGGAGTTAAATACTAAGAACAGGAAGAGTTAACTGTTGTGTCATTCCTAGTCTTGGTCATCtcagtttcttttaagttttactcAAGATTCTGATCTTAACCCCAATTTGTACCATATTGCTGATATGGGGGAAGGGCTTCTCCCCGTAAAAGTCTAATCCTatgtttgttcaaataaaccttagGAAAAAATACACATGTGTGGAATGAGGTGATAGGTACCCATGTTCCAGTTAGTGGTAAATGAGTCACAGATTAGTTTTGGTTATCTGGAGGAGGTTGTGTATCTTTGTCGTTCAGTGTTGTGAGTGGAAAGAAATAGACACAACCTTAGTCTGTTTACCCAAGGTTGAAAAGATGTGCTATACATTATAGCCATTAATCCTGGGAGATCTTATATGTTTAAACTACATATAACATATTCTTCTCCAGCCTCTGGTATAGAGATCAGGAATCCCTGGAAATTTAATGCATATGGAATCACCCAGCCCCTCATTGAAAGGTCCCATCTCAAACGCTGATTCATTTAATCTGGAGTGGTATGCTTAGGAATCTTTATTATTAACAAGCTAGTCAGACAATTTTGATGTAGATATTTTCTGaataacactaaaaaatattttctaggaaaGGAGCaatactattttaaatgaattaatatatactAGTTTCACCTGGTTTTTGCAATTCCTTTATAATACTTCTTATCTGTATTGGATCTTATATAGCAGCATATGGAATAAGCTTATTGCCAGTGAAACTAGGTTATGTAATCTTGGTGTtggagatgggtggggagggcAATTTAGCATTGTGGCTGAAAGTGCAGATCCAATAGCCTGGGTACAAATTCCTGCTCTACTACTCTGTATAAACATGAGCAAATGTCAACatttctaagcctcaatttcttcatcttagCTGTTGATAACAATAGTATCTAGTTCATAGGGCTGTTAGTGAGCATCAAAGAGAATTATCCATGTAATGAATTTAACCAAGCATTGAGCAGAAAGTATTTATGCTCAATGTATATGTTTGTCATCATTTATTATTATCAGCAGGTGTAACACCCAGTGCGTTTAGCACAACAGGCACAACTTCTGGTGGGACCAGTATAATCTCCAGCACTAAATCCAGCACAGCCTCTGGTGGAACCAGTACAATCTCCAACACTGGATCTAGTGTGATTTCTAGTGGAACAAGTATAGCCTCTAGTACTGTATCCAGCACAACCTCTGGAGGGAACAGCACAGTCGCTAATACTGGATCGAGCACAACATCTGGTGGGACCAGTATAGTCTTCAACACTGGATCTAGTGTGACTTCTAGTGGAACCAGTATAGCCTCCAGTACTAGATCCAGCACAACCCCTGGAGGGACCAGCATAGTTGTCAATACTGGATCCAGCACAACATCTGATGGGACCAGTACAGCTTCCAACACTGAATCCAGTGTGACTTCCAGTGGTTCCAGCACAACCTCCAATACTGAATCTAACACAACCTCTGGAGGGACCAGCTCACCTGTCAACACTGGATCCATCACAACATCTGGTGGGACCAGTACAGCCTCCAACACTGAGTCCAGTGTGACCTACAGTAGTTCCAGCACAACCTCCAATATCGAAACTAGCACACCCTCTGTAGGGACCAGAATACCTGTCAACACTGGATCCAGCACAACGTCTGGCAGAAATAGTACAACCTCCCAAACTAGACCCAGTGTGACTTCCAGTGGGTCTGGCATAACCTCCAATACTGAATCTAGCACAACCTCCAGAAGGAGTAGTACACCTGTTAACACTGGATCCAGTGAAGCCTCAGGTGGGACCAATATAGCCTCTAACACTGGATCCAGCACAACTTCTGGTGGCACCAGCATGCCTGCCAATACTGGATCCAGTACAACCTCCAGTGGGATAAGCACAGCTTCCAGCTCTGGATCCGGTGAGATCTCCAGCAGGACCAGTGTAGCCTCCAACACTGGATCTAGTGTGACTTCCAGTGGGACCAGCACAGCTGCCAACATTGTATCCAGTGCAACCACAGGAAGCTCTGGCACACATTCTCCAACTGGAACACACACAACTTCCAATGGCACGAGTGCTACTACTCCAGTGAATGAAGTGACACCCAGTGGGTCTCTGAAACCATGGGAAATCTTCCTCATTACTCTGGTCTCTGCTGTAGTGGCTGTGGGATTCTTTGctgggctcttcctctgtgtggTGAGTGCCTAATATGTAGGAAAGTGCCTGGGGGAAGGAGTAGTAGGAACATAAGGGAGTGGGATATGAAGAGTAGGGTCACCAAGTTGGGGGGTgggtaagaaggaaagaaatatcagGAGAGTGTTACTAAAGAAAAGTAggaagttaggggtgcctgggtggctcagtcggttaagcaactgactcagctcaggtcatgatctcatggttcttgagttcgagctctgcatcagggtctgtgctgacagctcagagcctagggcctgcttcagatcctgtgtctccctctctctctctctctctctgcctcgccccccactcacactctgtctctctctttctctttctaaaaaaaaataaacatttaaaaaatttaaaaaaaaagtaggaagttAGAACTGGAAGAGCCAATCAAAGTGCAATGGGAAACTATTGACTTGTGGAAAAAGAAGgctgaaagaaggaataaagtcTAGAGGAAGGAATACTAGGTGAGAGAGATGATACGTAGGGGAAGACGATTACAGAAGGAGTCCATGGTTAAAGCTTGGAACAGGGGGATACAATTCTGAAATGATTCATCCTTCTTTTTCTAGAGATATTCCCTGTCTCTGAGAAACGTCTTTGACACAGCTGTCTACCGCCCCCATGGCCCCAACCTTGGCATGGACCCTGAAGGGTATCACGGAGTCCACTACAGCTCTAGTTGGAGGCCTAACTGGTTCTGGAGGAGACCAGTATCCTCAATATCCATGGAGATGAGAAGGAGATACAATGGGCCCTGAGTGACCCCTGAAGCCATAGTGCCACTTTTTTTCAAGGAGAAAGTTGACCTGGGAGACCAGAGACTTCAGTGTCCTTTCATTTGTCCCCAGGAGTCCCCTCCCAGCTTTGTTTGGGTCTCTGACAACCTTGAGGAAGACAGTCCCTCTCTCTTGATTTTAACAGGCTGTGGAAGGAGGAGATTCTGTTGTCATTTAGCtaagaaataaacacatcaaaAATATATGACAGAGACAAtctgtgtgcacatgagtggatGTCTACAGTGCTGAATTGAATTTCCCAGTTCTGTGAGAAAGCTCCCATGCCAGAACCCACCTGGCATTCAAAATCTCCACAGCAAGATCCAGAGACCTCATTCCTACCTGTCCcctttctctaatctttattgccCCAAGCAGGACCCCTGTGTTTCTGAGCCTCACCCAGATTGACAGAAGAATTGAATTGGGAGAGATGAGAAGGGAGGGCAAGTGCCAGGATTCTAAGGACTCACTGTATTAGGTCTCTGGTACACAGAGATTATGTCATAGCACATAGAGAACCCAAAGCATGATGAGGTGGAGAGATGCAATTACATGTGCTGTGGGGCAGGACATGTTCACTCAAAGTCGTAGTTTCCACGGCATTTAAATTTGCCCTAGACCAGGGTTACTTTTCAGAATGAAGGTGCGAGTTGACACTTTTCCCTTTCACAGTGCTCTTTTCAGAAGCAGAAAAGTGAAAGACTTTCTAAATTTATCCTTTCTGGCTAAGGTCTAACCTTTCTAGAGGCTCATGGCAGAGTAATCTGGGGTAAAGCCTGATATTCTCATGAGTCCTCTTCCAGAAGGGCGGCACATATCTCTTTCATGGGTGCAAGGAAGAAGCCTACCTGTTTCTACAGGTCTTGGAGGACAGAGGGCTTTGGAAGGTTGAATTTCTCCAAATCCACAAGGCATTGAGAGAACTCCCACCTGGGACAGAGCCCTCAGAGAGAATGAGCAGTTTGTTGGGAGATTCACCCCAACTTGTAGTAATGGAAACCGCTCTGCCTTCTAATACTTACTGGGTTTCTTTAGTGTCAGCAAACCAGATCATCCTAATCAATGAGGCCACACTAAGCCCTATGCAGGCCCATCATCATCGTTGttgtcatcgtcatcatcatcatcatcatcatcatcatctcatgTAAAGGGATCCAGCACCAGAAGGAGAAGTCGAGGGTTGAGGACCCTGAAAAGGTGCCTCCCACTGGTGTGAACTGTGGAAAGCATACtgtgaatagaaaataaatgataacactaagtgaaataaggcaatcagggaaagacaaatatcatatgatttcactcatgtgtggaattaaaaaaaaccagatgaacataggggaaaggaaggaaaaataaaataagataaaaatagagaagacaaaccataagagactcttggatgtagagattaaagtgagggttgatggagggaggtaatggtgggggattggctaaatgggtgatgggcattaaagagggaacttgttgggatgagcactgggtgttatgtgtaagtgacgaatcactaaattctactcctgaagcaaaacaaaaacaaaaacaaaaacaaaaacaaagaaagagagagagagaaagagagagagagagagagagaaataaaagaaaaataaagaaagaaagaaaaaagaaatgagaccagGCAAGGGAAtccatttatataattaaaagttctaaatatggattttcaagtttaaaattGTAATGGACAAATGGAAAGAGACTGGCCACTGTTGGGAATAAAATTAGTAACCTGGAAGAACAAGTGGGAAAAATAACTCAATTATACAcaacaataaagaaatgaaaaccatcCAGACAATAGAAGACACTTAGAGAATAGATTTAGGAAGACTAACATGCAAGTAATAAGgttcaaaacaaaggaaaaagaaacaaagaaatggttgagaaggaaatgaacagagaagaaagagaagaaagatttgAATCTGCAGATGTAAGGGCTCACCAATTACAGCtctgtaaatataataaaaatcattgaCTTACCTATTTTAAACAAGTGAACTATATGGTATGTAtgttctatctcaataaagctattaaaatattacCAGGTATatagttgaaataaaaattttgatttcCAAAGATAAACAACAAATGACTCAGTGATGGACACTTCAACATGGAGAAAGatggaaaggcaaaaaaacaTGGTAAGCAATTTAGCTTGTGATTAATTCACACGGTTATGCTGTGAATATCTTACTACTCTCAGCAACTGGATAGGGTGTGTATGTAGAGTTTGGAAGCATCATCATGCAGCTTTCATCATGGAATACACTTACATGGACTACACATGTTTTAACTTGACAAAGCCACAGCTCACCAAGCATGTTTGACCCAAGGAGAGTCTAGGAAGTGGACAGAATTAGTGCTGCCCCTTCTAGATCTCTTGCTTTTGTGCTGTTGGTCTGGCacaaagatctttattttttaaaaattttaaagtttatttatttattttgaagtagtggtgtgtgtgtggggagggcacagaaagagggagagagagaatcccaagcaggctctgcactgacagcgtggagcctgaggcagggctcaatttTACGAACgctaagatcatgacatgagtcaaaatcaagagtcagatggttaaccgactgagccacccatgtgccccaagtaCAATGATCTTTAAATGGAGTACTTCCATACCCCTGGAAGTACATAAAGACTTTCTAAAGAATATTATGTAGGCATGGGATATTGTACAGGGATCATTTATCATATCATCTTTTGCCTAAATTGATTTGTCGGAGAAGACCTTTGTGGTCAGAGCATCAGGCTAGTTAGACTTTTCTAACTCCCCCTTAATGACTAACCACCTCTTTTTCCTAGCCCCCATATTATTATGGTGTATTTTTCTGGGGTATAGAAAGTTCTAGGGCACAAATAAAGGGATATctcaaaattttttctaatttaggaTCATATACACAGAGTAGGGCCCCTTGCTTCATATAAAATCCTTTTATGGGCTAAATGGAGTATAACAAACTGGCAATTTTAGTATATATTAAGATGTTACATATACtaaatatacaatatatctaTATTCATATAGATACATTGTAGAGTGAGGTAGCAGGAGTAAtaagaatttctgttttaataGTCTTTTCTCTTCCATCCCCTGTCAAAGAATGCATCCTTCTTGATTGAGCATCTCCTGAAAGTAGAGCAAAGACAGCATCAGTATGAAATAATAAAGGTGGAAGTGCCTTCTTTAACCTAGGGAAAACCCTATGGAAAGTCAACCCACCTTATCTGTGCATCTGCTTATTTTAGAATATTCCAGATTGACAAAAATTTGCTTGGAAACAGCAACTTATATGTGAAGCATACTTCCCAGGTTTGTACACCATTTTCTTTCAGGAGAAAAAGTGCCCCATTCACCAGTTTCTTGCTTAGGTCAcagttgtatattttatattatttcaaagaaaaggatGTTACAAGCTCCACAT
This window contains:
- the MUC21 gene encoding mucin-21, which codes for MDMEEAITRAMKWITEEEDKEAMDDKGSVTPSAFSTTGTTSGGTSIISSTKSSTASGGTSTISNTGSSVISSGTSIASSTVSSTTSGGNSTVANTGSSTTSGGTSIVFNTGSSVTSSGTSIASSTRSSTTPGGTSIVVNTGSSTTSDGTSTASNTESSVTSSGSSTTSNTESNTTSGGTSSPVNTGSITTSGGTSTASNTESSVTYSSSSTTSNIETSTPSVGTRIPVNTGSSTTSGRNSTTSQTRPSVTSSGSGITSNTESSTTSRRSSTPVNTGSSEASGGTNIASNTGSSTTSGGTSMPANTGSSTTSSGISTASSSGSGEISSRTSVASNTGSSVTSSGTSTAANIVSSATTGSSGTHSPTGTHTTSNGTSATTPVNEVTPSGSLKPWEIFLITLVSAVVAVGFFAGLFLCVRYSLSLRNVFDTAVYRPHGPNLGMDPEGYHGVHYSSSWRPNWFWRRPVSSISMEMRRRYNGP